In Phycisphaerae bacterium, a genomic segment contains:
- a CDS encoding four helix bundle protein, producing the protein MNEISKYKQIEKRTTDFAHRCVKLAIALEGTRLGNHISGQLIRCSTSVAANYRACNLAQTKASFAAKLSIVLEETDESIFWMDFSLEEKLIQKSKIRLLVEEANELKAIFFASRKTLNSQRKR; encoded by the coding sequence ATGAACGAAATTAGTAAATACAAACAAATAGAAAAACGAACAACTGATTTCGCCCATCGGTGCGTAAAACTTGCGATTGCCCTGGAAGGAACAAGGCTGGGTAATCACATATCAGGGCAATTAATAAGATGTTCCACATCAGTAGCGGCAAACTATCGTGCTTGTAATCTCGCCCAGACGAAAGCAAGTTTTGCTGCCAAATTGAGCATTGTACTTGAGGAAACAGATGAATCGATTTTCTGGATGGATTTTTCATTAGAAGAAAAATTAATACAAAAATCCAAGATAAGATTATTAGTTGAAGAAGCGAATGAACTAAAAGCAATATTTTTCGCATCTCGTAAGACATTGAATTCACAAAGAAAACGGTGA
- a CDS encoding glycosyltransferase family 4 protein, translated as MKVLVLYDYPPSPGGLATQGDLLYRGLKEMGVDTYAVNFESAQEKEWYYRWFEPDVVVGIGYWGHTPHLVMHPQRYGVTPVPWLVADGYIANYREILEALPLILVTSEWVKKVYIRDGLSGKNIEVLPVGCDTDSFCPRDRHDQKISTVREALGVAEEDLMILTIGGDAASKGAQEVMKALALIDNKAPAWKYVCKVWPQPRTEHQNLLDLQLATQLGIEKNVIYTTNRISRNFMPYLIEACDIYAAPSRLEGYGMIQVEANACGKPVISINAMGLLDTMIQGKTAFLADVEQEITIKETTVGTESGFEPNSKIIFKEPRVVDYRASIQDIAKYLLELMNNPELRKTMGENGRKRAVENFDYKLVAKKFVNIVSKRLGIK; from the coding sequence GTGAAAGTACTCGTTCTTTATGATTATCCGCCTTCTCCGGGCGGGCTGGCGACACAGGGAGATTTGCTTTACAGAGGTCTTAAAGAAATGGGCGTCGATACTTACGCGGTAAACTTCGAATCCGCGCAGGAAAAAGAATGGTACTACCGCTGGTTCGAGCCTGACGTTGTAGTGGGCATCGGTTACTGGGGACATACTCCTCATCTTGTTATGCATCCGCAGCGTTATGGTGTTACGCCGGTTCCCTGGCTCGTGGCTGACGGGTATATCGCCAATTACAGGGAAATTCTCGAAGCACTGCCTTTGATACTCGTAACATCCGAATGGGTGAAAAAGGTTTACATCCGCGACGGCCTGAGCGGCAAAAATATCGAGGTTTTGCCGGTCGGCTGCGACACAGATTCGTTTTGTCCGCGAGACAGGCACGACCAAAAAATAAGCACTGTCCGCGAGGCACTGGGCGTCGCCGAAGAAGACCTGATGATACTTACTATCGGCGGCGATGCCGCTTCGAAAGGTGCACAGGAAGTTATGAAGGCACTTGCATTGATTGACAACAAGGCCCCGGCGTGGAAATATGTCTGCAAGGTCTGGCCGCAGCCGAGAACCGAACATCAGAATCTTCTGGATTTGCAGCTTGCCACACAGTTGGGAATTGAAAAGAACGTGATTTATACCACAAACAGAATTTCAAGAAATTTTATGCCGTATTTAATTGAAGCCTGCGATATTTACGCAGCACCGAGCCGGCTTGAAGGTTACGGAATGATTCAGGTCGAAGCCAACGCCTGCGGCAAGCCGGTTATCAGTATCAATGCAATGGGACTTCTCGATACGATGATTCAGGGCAAAACGGCGTTTCTGGCTGACGTTGAACAGGAAATAACCATAAAAGAAACAACCGTCGGCACAGAATCAGGTTTTGAGCCGAACAGCAAAATTATATTCAAGGAGCCTCGAGTAGTTGACTACCGTGCAAGTATACAAGACATTGCAAAGTATCTTCTTGAGCTTATGAACAATCCCGAACTGCGAAAAACAATGGGCGAGAACGGGCGTAAAAGAGCAGTTGAAAATTTCGACTATAAATTAGTCGCGAAAAAATTTGTAAATATTGTTTCCAAAAGGCTCGGCATTAAATAA
- a CDS encoding glycoside hydrolase 100 family protein, whose product MEKKDQKLISAAKEAALKVLLHNNHGPYYGLPRTAGWGYPESYTRDMMICSLGVLASGQEKLLKTLKRVLEKLAQNQTQRGHIPSLVHDKEDRGASDTTPLFLMAVALYRKATGDEPFLEEAVQKSLTWMEYQSPSDRLITAQLPTSDWRDEQWVLGYGLYVNTIVYTYLKLLGFDEKASRVQEEMGRFAIMSERQHRHVHEGLVLKHKPYYAFWSYKVHKSERFDLLGNSLAILSGIASKTRAKEIVIWIETECKNLRANEDLAVDLPPNFFPYTRPGDPDWMKRYEKYNQPGEYHNGGIWPFICGFYIAALVAAGRYRLAEKKLVALTNLIRQTRVAEVEFGFNEWHRAQDGKACGEDWQSWSAAMYFYAACCVEQRKTPFFDEIRKVNHAV is encoded by the coding sequence ATGGAAAAAAAAGACCAAAAGCTAATCTCGGCGGCCAAAGAAGCGGCATTAAAAGTTTTGCTGCATAACAACCACGGTCCGTATTACGGTCTGCCGCGAACCGCCGGCTGGGGTTATCCTGAGTCTTATACACGCGATATGATGATTTGTTCACTTGGCGTTTTGGCAAGCGGGCAGGAGAAACTTTTAAAAACACTCAAACGTGTGCTCGAAAAGCTCGCCCAGAACCAAACTCAGCGGGGCCATATCCCGTCACTGGTTCACGACAAAGAAGACCGCGGAGCAAGCGACACTACGCCGCTGTTTCTTATGGCTGTCGCTTTATACCGAAAAGCGACCGGCGATGAACCTTTCCTTGAAGAAGCCGTCCAAAAATCTCTCACGTGGATGGAATATCAGAGCCCCTCAGACAGACTCATCACCGCACAATTGCCGACAAGCGACTGGCGAGACGAACAATGGGTGCTCGGATACGGTCTTTATGTTAATACCATCGTCTATACTTACTTAAAACTCTTAGGCTTTGATGAGAAGGCAAGTCGAGTTCAGGAAGAAATGGGGAGATTTGCTATAATGAGCGAACGTCAGCATCGGCACGTCCACGAAGGTCTTGTTCTGAAACACAAGCCGTATTATGCCTTCTGGTCTTACAAGGTGCACAAAAGCGAACGTTTTGATTTGCTCGGCAACAGCCTGGCGATTCTTTCCGGCATAGCATCGAAAACAAGAGCGAAAGAAATTGTAATATGGATAGAAACCGAATGTAAAAATTTGAGGGCCAACGAAGACCTCGCGGTGGATTTGCCGCCGAATTTCTTTCCATATACCCGGCCGGGCGACCCTGACTGGATGAAGCGGTATGAAAAATATAACCAGCCGGGCGAATATCATAACGGCGGAATCTGGCCGTTCATCTGTGGTTTTTATATTGCCGCTCTTGTCGCGGCAGGCAGATACAGGCTCGCAGAGAAAAAACTTGTGGCTCTTACCAATTTAATCAGGCAAACGAGAGTGGCCGAGGTTGAATTTGGTTTTAACGAATGGCACAGGGCGCAGGACGGCAAAGCCTGCGGCGAAGACTGGCAAAGCTGGTCGGCCGCGATGTATTTTTATGCCGCCTGCTGCGTCGAACAAAGAAAAACTCCGTTCTTTGACGAAATAAGAAAGGTAAATCATGCCGTATAA
- a CDS encoding DMT family protein — translation MKTIILLTISNIFMTFAWYGHLKFKDKPLAWVILISWLIAFAEYCFQVPANRIGSYVFTAAQLKTIQEVITLVVFSVFSILYLKEEFRWNYAAGFLLIVLAVFVIFKKW, via the coding sequence ATGAAAACTATCATTCTCCTTACGATTTCCAATATCTTTATGACCTTTGCGTGGTACGGACATTTGAAATTCAAGGATAAGCCTCTCGCATGGGTAATTCTCATAAGCTGGCTGATAGCGTTTGCAGAGTATTGTTTTCAGGTTCCCGCCAACAGGATCGGCAGTTACGTTTTTACCGCTGCGCAGTTAAAAACCATTCAGGAAGTAATTACACTGGTCGTTTTTTCAGTTTTTTCGATACTTTATCTGAAAGAGGAGTTTCGCTGGAATTATGCAGCAGGATTTTTATTGATTGTTCTGGCGGTTTTTGTAATCTTCAAAAAATGGTAA
- a CDS encoding DUF3795 domain-containing protein yields the protein MASLNAASLIAPCGINCGVCHAYLRENNKCPGCRGSDIGKPITRVKCKIKICEVFKNKKAKFCFQCNDLPCDKLKHLDKRYRTKYNMSMIENLGNIEKSGIRKFLLNEKTRWICSNCGGTICVHKGFCYSCGKKK from the coding sequence ATGGCATCATTAAATGCAGCTTCACTTATTGCTCCATGTGGAATAAATTGCGGTGTTTGCCATGCGTATTTAAGAGAAAATAACAAATGCCCGGGGTGCCGGGGCTCGGATATTGGCAAGCCGATAACCCGCGTTAAATGCAAAATCAAAATCTGCGAAGTTTTTAAAAATAAAAAGGCAAAGTTTTGTTTTCAGTGTAATGATCTTCCCTGCGATAAATTGAAGCATTTGGATAAAAGATATAGAACGAAGTATAATATGAGCATGATTGAAAATCTTGGAAATATTGAAAAATCTGGTATTAGAAAATTTTTACTAAACGAAAAAACAAGATGGATATGTTCCAATTGCGGCGGGACTATTTGTGTTCATAAAGGTTTTTGTTATAGCTGTGGAAAAAAGAAATAA
- a CDS encoding YifB family Mg chelatase-like AAA ATPase: MLAKLHSVTLEGIEGIICEVEVHIKRSGFEKSLIVGLPDTAVKESIERVQSAVTNSGYTYPKTKSVINLAPADVKKVGPGFDLPIALGILLATKAIESPVIKDFVIIGELALDGRVRPVNGVLSMAMAAQAGGFKSMIVPLENVREAAVVEDIEVFGVGSLAQAASFLAGQVALESAYVDIDHLLKQAGVYDVDFADVKGQETVKRALTIAAAGGHNILMIGPPGAGKTMLAQRLATILPPLGLTESLETTRIYSTIGLLDGKALMATRPVRTPHHTATGAALVGGGTNPRCGELSLAHNGILFLDEFAEFPRHVLEMIRQPLEEKKVTVSRAKGSITFPANFMLVAATNPCPCGYFGSAQKRCKCTPNQIERYMARISGPMLDRIDIHIDVPSVTFSKLRSKQSSYDSAAIRREVVAAREIQRKRFGEKKTTTNATMTHRQVSKYCDLDTPAEMVLKNAMTEFGLSARAHDKICKVARTIADLTGQENISAEHIAEAVSYRKLDRSL, translated from the coding sequence ATGCTTGCAAAACTGCATAGCGTAACGCTTGAAGGAATCGAAGGAATAATCTGCGAGGTCGAAGTTCATATAAAACGCAGCGGGTTTGAAAAATCACTGATAGTCGGCCTGCCGGATACCGCTGTAAAGGAAAGCATCGAACGGGTTCAATCGGCGGTAACAAATTCAGGCTACACATACCCAAAAACAAAAAGCGTAATAAATCTTGCGCCTGCCGACGTCAAAAAAGTCGGGCCCGGGTTCGATTTGCCGATTGCGCTGGGAATTCTGCTTGCCACAAAAGCGATTGAAAGTCCCGTTATAAAGGATTTTGTCATTATCGGCGAACTTGCTCTCGATGGCAGAGTTCGGCCGGTTAACGGTGTATTGAGTATGGCGATGGCGGCACAGGCAGGGGGCTTTAAAAGTATGATTGTACCTTTGGAAAATGTCCGCGAAGCCGCAGTCGTAGAAGATATCGAGGTTTTCGGCGTCGGCTCGCTGGCCCAGGCTGCATCGTTTCTGGCAGGGCAGGTAGCGCTGGAATCCGCTTATGTCGATATCGACCATCTTCTCAAGCAGGCGGGAGTTTACGATGTGGATTTCGCCGATGTCAAAGGACAGGAGACCGTCAAACGCGCACTGACAATCGCCGCCGCAGGCGGGCATAATATTCTGATGATAGGTCCGCCGGGAGCGGGAAAAACAATGCTCGCTCAAAGGCTCGCTACTATTCTACCGCCATTGGGATTGACTGAATCGCTGGAAACGACAAGGATTTATTCCACCATCGGCCTGCTCGACGGCAAGGCATTGATGGCGACAAGACCCGTTCGAACGCCGCATCATACTGCGACAGGTGCGGCACTGGTTGGCGGCGGAACTAATCCGCGCTGCGGCGAATTATCACTTGCACATAACGGAATTTTATTTCTCGATGAGTTTGCCGAATTTCCAAGACACGTTTTGGAAATGATTCGTCAGCCTTTGGAGGAAAAAAAGGTTACTGTCTCACGTGCGAAAGGCTCAATTACATTCCCGGCCAATTTTATGCTCGTCGCCGCGACAAATCCGTGTCCGTGCGGATATTTCGGCTCGGCACAGAAAAGATGCAAATGTACGCCGAACCAGATTGAACGGTATATGGCGAGAATTTCAGGACCGATGCTCGACAGGATTGATATTCATATTGATGTGCCCAGTGTTACATTCAGCAAATTACGCTCGAAACAAAGCTCCTATGATTCAGCGGCGATACGGCGGGAGGTTGTGGCCGCAAGAGAAATCCAAAGAAAAAGGTTCGGCGAAAAAAAGACGACCACAAACGCCACGATGACGCACAGGCAGGTGAGTAAATACTGCGACCTCGATACGCCTGCGGAAATGGTTTTGAAAAACGCAATGACTGAATTTGGTTTATCGGCAAGGGCACACGACAAAATCTGCAAGGTCGCAAGGACCATCGCCGATTTGACGGGCCAGGAAAATATCAGCGCCGAACATATCGCCGAAGCCGTCAGTTACAGAAAGTTAGACAGAAGTTTATAA
- a CDS encoding SLC13 family permease, which produces MEHRTIAVSLFIIAYALFVFLPARRTVIAVIASLLVIFTGAITLRQAFWAINWNVMGIFVGTLAVADIFMESRMPAWLAEVIVNKAKNTTWAILFICMLTGFISAFVENVATVLIVAPIALALAKKLKISPVNMMIGIVISSNLQGTATLIGDPPSMLLGGFAKMTFWDFFFYHGRPSIFFAVEIGAAVSFCVLYFIFRKHRQKTGIVAVEKVKSWVPTILLVVLIIALAASSFFDTGFSCLAGIMCMVFGTISLLWQKFVNKTSIIAGVKSLDWDTTLFLMGIFVLVGGVTATGWIETIAEFMSKLVGQNIFLGYTLIVFISVFVSAFVDNVPFLAAMLPVAISMAAKLNMEPSLFLYGLLIGASLGGNITPIGASANIIGCGILKKEGYQVKFGDFVKIGLPFTLAAVGAAYIFVWLIWRPV; this is translated from the coding sequence ATGGAACACCGGACAATAGCAGTATCTCTATTTATTATAGCGTATGCGTTATTTGTTTTTCTGCCCGCCAGAAGAACCGTTATCGCTGTTATAGCGAGCCTGCTGGTTATTTTTACCGGAGCAATCACGCTCAGGCAGGCTTTTTGGGCGATAAACTGGAACGTGATGGGAATATTTGTCGGTACGCTGGCCGTTGCCGATATATTTATGGAAAGCAGGATGCCGGCGTGGCTCGCCGAGGTCATTGTCAACAAGGCCAAAAACACAACGTGGGCGATACTTTTTATTTGTATGCTGACAGGATTTATCTCGGCGTTTGTTGAAAATGTCGCGACGGTTCTGATAGTTGCGCCGATAGCACTGGCACTGGCGAAAAAACTTAAAATCAGTCCTGTTAATATGATGATAGGGATTGTCATATCGAGTAACCTGCAGGGAACGGCAACGTTAATAGGAGACCCGCCAAGTATGCTTTTGGGAGGTTTCGCGAAAATGACATTTTGGGATTTCTTTTTCTATCACGGCAGGCCGAGTATCTTTTTCGCAGTTGAAATCGGTGCGGCCGTTTCGTTTTGCGTCCTTTATTTTATTTTCAGAAAACACCGCCAAAAGACCGGGATTGTAGCGGTAGAAAAAGTCAAATCATGGGTTCCTACAATATTGCTGGTCGTTTTAATAATCGCACTTGCCGCATCGAGCTTTTTCGATACAGGCTTTTCCTGTCTGGCCGGTATAATGTGTATGGTCTTTGGAACGATTTCCCTGCTGTGGCAAAAATTTGTTAATAAAACTTCTATTATAGCGGGGGTAAAGTCTCTCGACTGGGACACAACTTTGTTTCTGATGGGTATTTTTGTGCTTGTCGGCGGCGTTACCGCGACAGGCTGGATTGAAACAATCGCTGAATTTATGTCGAAGCTGGTAGGGCAAAACATATTTTTAGGTTATACGTTAATAGTTTTTATCTCTGTTTTTGTCTCGGCGTTTGTGGACAATGTGCCTTTCCTGGCGGCGATGCTGCCGGTAGCGATTTCAATGGCCGCTAAACTTAATATGGAGCCGTCGTTGTTTCTTTACGGCCTGCTGATTGGTGCAAGTCTTGGCGGAAATATTACACCAATCGGAGCATCGGCAAATATCATAGGCTGCGGGATACTGAAGAAAGAAGGGTATCAGGTTAAGTTCGGGGACTTTGTAAAAATAGGATTACCGTTTACCCTCGCCGCGGTTGGCGCAGCGTATATATTTGTCTGGCTGATATGGCGGCCGGTGTAA
- the queA gene encoding tRNA preQ1(34) S-adenosylmethionine ribosyltransferase-isomerase QueA translates to MEIEKLNYDLPPELIAQKPAQNRSDSRMLVLNRTDGSLRDSSFSKICDFLQKGDCLVINNTKVIPARFFAQKKTGAQIEGLFLTVQDDKWKVMLKNSARVKEGQVIFLLDRDKKQYCPAVIDTKLEAGQWLIKPDCKVPAENILDSIGFAPLPPYIKRPQGGCEYELDNNRYQTVYALNNGAIAAPTAGLHFTPGLLEQVKAKGISVAQITLHVGQGTFLPVKTETLEEHEIHSEEYFIDEQNADIINKAIQAGGRIFAVGTTSVRTLETVAQGRKVTPSKGQTNLFITPGFEFKITGCLITNFHLPKSTLLALVGAFAGLETILAAYSHAVKEKYRFYSYGDCMLIL, encoded by the coding sequence ATGGAAATCGAAAAACTCAATTACGACCTGCCGCCGGAGTTAATCGCTCAAAAGCCGGCCCAAAACCGCAGCGACAGCAGAATGCTCGTTCTGAACCGCACCGATGGCTCTCTGCGAGACAGCAGTTTCTCCAAAATCTGCGATTTCCTGCAAAAAGGCGACTGCCTTGTCATAAATAATACAAAAGTCATCCCCGCAAGGTTCTTCGCTCAAAAGAAAACCGGTGCTCAAATCGAAGGCCTTTTCCTGACAGTGCAGGATGACAAATGGAAAGTAATGCTGAAAAATTCGGCACGCGTAAAAGAAGGCCAAGTCATATTTCTGCTCGACAGGGATAAAAAACAATACTGCCCCGCCGTCATCGACACTAAGCTCGAGGCCGGTCAATGGCTCATAAAACCAGACTGCAAGGTGCCCGCTGAAAATATTTTAGACAGCATCGGTTTTGCTCCCCTGCCACCTTATATAAAAAGACCACAGGGCGGCTGCGAATATGAACTCGACAATAATCGCTATCAGACCGTTTACGCCCTCAACAACGGCGCCATCGCCGCCCCGACCGCAGGGCTGCACTTTACGCCGGGGCTTCTCGAACAAGTCAAGGCGAAAGGAATATCCGTTGCCCAGATTACACTTCACGTCGGCCAGGGTACTTTCCTTCCCGTAAAAACCGAAACTCTTGAAGAACACGAAATTCACAGCGAAGAATATTTCATCGATGAACAAAACGCAGATATTATTAACAAAGCAATTCAGGCCGGCGGAAGAATTTTCGCCGTCGGCACAACATCCGTCAGAACTCTCGAAACAGTCGCGCAGGGCAGAAAAGTAACGCCGTCAAAAGGACAAACAAATCTGTTCATCACCCCCGGCTTTGAGTTTAAGATTACCGGTTGCTTAATCACGAACTTTCACCTGCCCAAATCCACACTGCTCGCCCTGGTCGGAGCATTCGCCGGATTGGAGACAATTCTTGCCGCCTACAGCCACGCCGTAAAGGAAAAATACCGTTTTTATTCCTATGGCGATTGTATGCTGATACTGTAA